From Amphritea atlantica, a single genomic window includes:
- a CDS encoding TetR/AcrR family transcriptional regulator, producing MTTTRDLLVDTMKQLLWERGYDATSPNHVLERSGVGKGSFYHHFKSKKSLAIAAMEARADELITEFDTVIATTQGDWLDKVSAYLRMPRHALTGCRIGRIVQDPSVIDSELQAPLQRYFGALQQRLSALYTDARNEGKLSAGCQPEGLATATLSIVQGGFVYGRAVSQDQAVNDACESFIGLLASQRLN from the coding sequence ATGACAACCACGCGCGATCTGTTAGTCGATACGATGAAGCAATTGCTCTGGGAGCGCGGTTATGACGCAACCAGCCCGAATCATGTGCTCGAGCGCAGTGGTGTGGGTAAAGGCAGTTTTTATCACCACTTTAAAAGTAAAAAGAGTCTGGCGATTGCTGCGATGGAAGCACGGGCGGATGAGTTGATTACAGAGTTTGATACCGTGATTGCAACCACGCAAGGGGACTGGCTGGATAAAGTGAGTGCTTATCTGCGGATGCCGCGTCATGCCCTGACAGGGTGTCGTATCGGTCGGATTGTACAAGATCCCTCGGTGATAGATTCTGAACTTCAGGCACCCCTACAACGCTATTTTGGAGCTTTGCAGCAACGTTTGAGTGCGTTATACACTGATGCACGGAATGAAGGGAAACTGTCTGCGGGTTGTCAGCCTGAGGGATTGGCGACGGCGACCCTGAGTATTGTTCAAGGGGGCTTCGTTTATGGTCGGGCCGTATCCCAGGATCAGGCAGTTAATGACGCCTGTGAAAGCTTTATTGGTTTACTGGCGTCTCAAAGGCTTAATTAA
- a CDS encoding DMT family transporter produces MHNQSVQSVLLSFLFVLIYGSGFVGAKLGLLYSEPFTFLAMRFALAGALLIAAAFLLGVKWPRRPGWLLLSGLLMQGVFSVGVFYALYLGMKPAVSALIIALQPLLVTVLAGPYLGERVLKQRWIGLAFGMVGVALVVADGLAVEGITWLNLSWAVLSLSGLTLGQLIQKKHCADMNLISGGAVQVLATLPLMLILGALFETGELIWHPDLLIAIFWMSVGVSIGALTLLYILLLKNSASQVASVFYGVPVAAALIAWPLFDQVPASVDWIGFGIVALGIWVANSSFRGFRLRKRVTP; encoded by the coding sequence ATGCATAATCAATCGGTTCAGTCCGTTCTGTTGTCTTTTCTGTTTGTACTGATTTATGGATCTGGATTTGTCGGTGCGAAGCTGGGTTTGCTATATAGCGAACCGTTTACTTTTTTAGCAATGCGCTTTGCTCTGGCGGGTGCGTTGTTGATTGCTGCGGCATTTTTGCTGGGTGTGAAATGGCCCCGAAGACCCGGATGGTTGCTACTGAGTGGTTTACTGATGCAAGGGGTCTTCTCTGTGGGTGTTTTCTATGCCCTGTATCTTGGTATGAAGCCGGCCGTCAGTGCGCTGATCATTGCATTGCAACCCTTATTAGTCACTGTGCTGGCCGGGCCTTATCTGGGGGAGCGGGTATTGAAGCAACGCTGGATTGGTCTGGCTTTTGGCATGGTTGGGGTTGCACTCGTTGTGGCTGATGGTTTGGCCGTTGAAGGGATAACCTGGTTGAATCTGAGCTGGGCGGTGCTGTCATTATCAGGTCTGACGCTTGGACAGCTGATACAGAAAAAGCATTGTGCTGATATGAACTTAATCAGTGGGGGAGCAGTGCAGGTGTTAGCAACCCTGCCTCTGATGCTTATTCTGGGTGCGTTATTTGAAACGGGTGAGTTGATCTGGCATCCGGATCTGCTGATCGCTATTTTTTGGATGTCTGTGGGTGTCTCGATCGGTGCGCTCACGCTGCTATATATTCTGTTACTGAAAAACAGCGCCAGCCAGGTTGCCAGCGTCTTCTATGGCGTTCCCGTTGCAGCTGCACTGATTGCCTGGCCCCTGTTTGATCAGGTACCTGCTTCAGTGGACTGGATCGGTTTCGGTATTGTCGCTTTGGGTATCTGGGTCGCGAACTCATCATTCAGGGGGTTCCGCCTGAGAAAGCGGGTCACACCTTAG